The Plutella xylostella chromosome Z, ilPluXylo3.1, whole genome shotgun sequence region TGTTCCAGGAACTAGTAACAGACAGTGCGGGCGGCTTAGCactggcgcggcggcgcgcggagTGGGCGCGCCACGCCGGGTCCCCGAGCGCCCCGGCCATGTTCCTGGCGTGCGGCGACGTGCCTCGCGCGGCCGAGCTGCTGCAAGCCGCCCAGCGCCCCGCACAGTAACCACTCACTTATTtacatactagctgttcccgcgagcttcgcttcgccttaaaaagttttcccgtgggaattccgggatataaagtagcctatgttctttctcagggtctaaaccatatgtataccaaatttcattcaaattcgttcagtagttttggcgtgaaagagtaacagacagacagacagacacagttactttcgcatttataatattagtaaagaTAGATAATGTATTATAGTAACTAGTGCTCACAGCGCGGGCAGTACAGTTGCTAGTAGTAGACAGTGCGGCCGCCATGTTCCTGGCGTGCGGCGACGTGCCTCGCGCGGCCGAGCTGCTGCAAGCCGCCCAGCGCCCCGCACAGTAACCATTCACATATCTACAGACAGATAGTGTGTTATAGTAACTAGTGCTCACAGCGTACTAGCCGCCCAGCGCCCCGCACAGTAATAACAatgcactcacgagcaatgaaaaagttccacctttCCACCTGTCATTGACGTTCCTTAttttatgtcactggaacttctTCATTGTTcgtgattatttatttatttattaggtttttCAACAGACACAcactttacatttataaaaagaaaacatcacAATACATGCCACAGTGGGCATCCAATTACAGAAAACACAGCATTAACAACACAATCGAGAAAAACTTATGCACTAATAGCCGGCATATAACTTAATACCAAATTTATACAAGttaaaactaaacatttaacaaaaacaaaattataatattcagtCCATAACAGTCCATCCAATAGGCCAATCACAAACGCCACTTTATGTGATCAAAACTTTCCGCTTCCTAACACTACCAGCCagcagccacctttcgcaaatctacatcccatctagccggagtgCGTCCTACATTACGTTTGCTTAGTcgcggtctccactccagagtCGTGAcgtcgtgagcacaagtttcgatcctccgttaacgttgcgtatcgtcaactgtcactgtcaaaatgtaaggcaaagttagttccaaaagtgacatttgtttttccatatgttaggtggaatttcactaaacgctaaacgtatttagtagcctgtcatacgtgtctgtcagttagtacaaaatgtatttaaaatttgatttaaatacgtttagcgtttggtaaaagtgtcccttcgtgtagattcgaaaatagtatcgaatcctatgctcgcgcctcagAACCCGTTTAGCCCATCGATTGGTATTTCACAGATGTAACCAGCCACGTCAGATGTGCTCTGGATGCCGTGCTGTTGTACTGTAACCTGAAATTAATCCCTTTAATTTCCTTCCAGATTAATCGAGCTATCCCGCAAACTGGAACTAGGATCAAGGGACGCGCTGCGCCACGTCGCCGGCGCTCTGGAGGCCGTGGGcgagcgcgccgccgccgccgccgtctaCGAGCGACTCGCCGACTACAAGTGAGGATAACTGTCTTATTTGGAGCGATTTTAGAAGTAACTTTTGGATTCCTAGAATCCAATCCATACATACATAGCTCAAAGTCACTgtttcgcaaaaaaaaacacttgaaaAGAAGGTTGGGGTCGCTATAGAGCTAGTTATCACTCTGGAGCAAGGATCCCGGTGATTTTAGAACTAACTTTTGGATTATAGGTATTCATATTGAGTACAATGTCACTGTTTCGCAAAAAAGTACTTGAAAAGAAGCTAGGGGTCGCTATCAAGCACATTGAGCTAGTGAGAATACattttgtgtaggtacctataaaatatCTCGTACAATGTCACTACTCggtaaaaaaacacttgatAAGAAGCTAGACGTGGCTATATCGCACATGTCGCTATCCCGCAAACTGGAACTAGGATCAAGGGACGCGCTACGCCACGTCGCCGGCGCTCTGGAGGCCGTGGGcgagcgcgccgccgccgccgtctaCGAGCGACTCGCCGACTACCAGTGAGGAAAACTGCTTTTTTGGAGCGATTTTAGAATTAACTTTTGGATTCTAGGTATACATACTTACCCACAAATTCATAGacagtattttaaatttacaacaaggttaaaattgacaCTGAAACACACGAAATTCGACTCTTTACGTCGGTCAAAAAGGTGAAATTCGTATATTACAACgtaaattttaaacctattgtaaagtgtcaaaaagctctatgaattttgAGGTTAGATTACTAAGTACAATGTCACAGTTTCACAAAATACTTGATAAGAAGCTAGGGGTCGCTATTGAGCACATTGAGCTAGTTAGAATACATTGTTGTATAGGTACGTATAAAATATCTCGTACAATGTCACTGTttcgcaaaaaaaatacttcataAGAAGCTAAGGGTCGCTATCGAGCACATTGTGCTAGTTAGAATACATTTTtgtattataggtaggtacctataaaatatCTCGTACAATGTCACTACTTGGTAAAAAAGTACTTGATAAGAAGCTAGACGTGGCTATATCGCACATGTCGCTAGCTCGCTCGCTGGAGCGAGGGTCCCGGGACGCGGCGCCACGTCGCCGGCGCTCTGGAGGCCGTGGGGgggggggcgccgccgccgccgccgtctaCGAGCGACTCACCGACTACAAGTGAGGGAAACATtatgggccttaccacaaaaacttagacagtgttTAAAAGGTGTTtatagctgtcaaacgcctacaaaatctgtcaaatttcgttttaaacactagttatacagtgtttaaagtttttttgtggtagcacagtaagTGTTAAATGTCCTGAATATAGCGATTAGCATTAGCGACGCTCTGTTCGACGGTATTATACTATAGTAGAACAACACATATTTGCGTCATAACGCGGTGTCAAGTTAGCGTTCTGACGCTCGCTAGTAACGCTTTCTGTTTGACGAAGCCTTTATTGAATTGCGGTTAAAATACCTCAATTATTTTCTTATCTCAAGGTAGCGTTACCGAGTCATAGCCTCAAGTCCGAGGTtgatgtaggtacagtcagctgcataagtagctatacacatttgtaccttgtcaatctgaaaccgcctatgcattcattgaaatattgacggttcgtcagtttgacaaggtaccgAAGTTATAacgacttatgcagctgactgtacataatGTACACATCGGCATCACGAAACAATCCATACATCCCCTTACACTAATCTAGTTATTTAGCATTACGATCTGAACCAATATTTGGTTTTCAGTaatcaccaacccgcactgtctgtccaccaacccgcactaggccagcgtggtggactaggcctaaaacccttccttaattggaaggagacccgtgccccagcagtgatGGGTCATGATGTGCCAACCACCTGTCTTGTATATTTACTCCCACCCTCTTTCCTCCCCCAGAAAAGTGGCCGAGCTAGCGGTGGCAGCCGGCGATTGGGACCGCGCCTTCTCTCTAGCTGAAGAGCGGAGTGAAGTCCGGCGACTAGTCTACTTACCGTACGCACTTCACTGCGCACAACGGAACATGTTCGTGGAGGCGCAGCAAGGTATGTGTAGCTAAAGAGACACGTGTCCACCCTCAGCTCTAGATTTGAATATGAACGTAATTGAAGCCTTAACTGGCATGTTTGTTACTATTAATTTAACTATTCCTAGTTCTATAAATATATGCTGTTGGTTTTCCATgcttcattaataaataaataaattctagaGGTAAGATCAAATTAAATGATCATAATAGCGACGAAGAATCTCTCAAATGAAGAAGAATAAAATCTCAAACCACTACCGGTTGGGCGCCATGACACCCCCTCATCGGGATAACATTATAAAGCTACATACCTATCTATATTACAACTTAGACTAAATTCAAGCTATGTTGTATTTAGAATTTCTATCACACTACATATCTAACTCACTCCTCATCATCTCATTTCCAGCCTACCACATGGCGGGCGAGACCGTCACAGCGATGCGGGTGTTCTCCATACTAGTGGACAACGCCGTGCTAGAACAACGACACAGTGACGCCAGCTACTTGCACCAGCTACTGGCACGCCGCTGCCTCGCGCCTGACAAGTGAGTGACGAGTGTTCTCCATACTAGTGCACGCCACAGTGACGCCAGCTACTTGCACCAGCTACTGGCACGCCGCTGCCTCGCGCCCGACAAGTGAGTGACGAGTGTTCTCCATACTAGTGCACGCCACAGTGACGCCAGCTACTTGCACCAGCTACTGGCACGCCGCTGCCTCGCGCCCGACAAGTGAGTGACGAGTGTTCTCCATACTAGTGCACGCCACAGTGACGCCAGCTACTTGCACCAGCTACTGGCACGCCGCTGCCTCGCGCCCGACAAGTGAGTGACGAGTGTTCTCCATACTAGTGCACGCCACAGTGACGCCAGCTACTTGCACCAGCTACTGGCACGCCGCTGCCTCGCGCCCGACAAGTGAGTGACGAGTGTTCTCCATACTAGTGCACGCCACAGTGACGCCAGCTACTTGCACCAGCTACTGGCACGCCGCTGCCTCGCGCCCGACAAGTGAGTGACGAGTGTTCTCCATACTAGTGCACGCCACAGTGACGTCAGCTACTTGCACCAGCTACTGGCACGCCGCTGCCTCGCGCCCGACAAGTGAGTGACGAGTGTTCTCCATACTAGTGCACGCCACAGTGACGCCAGCTACTTGCACCAGCTACTGGCACGCCGCTGCCTCGCGCCCGACAAGTGAGTGACGAGTGTTCTCCATACTAGTGCACGCCACAGTGACGCCAGCTACTTGCACCAGCTACTGGCACGTCGCTGCCTCGCGCCCGACAAGTGAGTGACGAGTGTTCTCCATACTAGTGCACGCCACAGTGACGCCAGCTACTTGCACCAGCTACTGGCACGCCGCTGCCTCGCGCCCGACAAGTGAGTGACGAGTGTTCTCCATACTAGTGCACGCCACAGTGACGTCAGCTACTTGCACCAGCTACTGGCACGCCGCTGCCTCGCGCCCGACAAGTGAGTGACGAGTGTTCTCCATACTAGTGCACGCCACAGTGACGCCAGCTACTTGCACCAGCTACTGGCACGCCGCTGCCTCGCGCCCGACAAGTGAGTGACGAGTGTTCTCCATACTAGTGCACGCCACAGTAACGCCAGCTACTTGCACCAGCTACTGGCACGCCGCTGCCTCGCGCCCGACAAGTGAGTGACGAGTGTTCTCCATACTAGTGCACGCCACAGTGACGCCAGCTACTTGCACCAGCTACTGGCACGCCGCTGCCTCGCGCCCGACAAGTGAGTGACGAGTGTTCTCCATACTAGTGCACGCCACAGTGACGCCAGCTACTTGCACCAGCTACTGGCACGCCGCTGCCTCGCGCCCGACAAGTGAGTGACGAGTGTTCTCCATACTAGTGCACGCCACAGTGACGCCAGCTACTTGCACCAGCTACTGGCACGCCGCTGCCTCGCGCCCGACAAGTGAGTGACGAGTGTTCTCCATACTAGTGCACGCCACAGTGACGCCAGCTACTTGCACCAGCTACTGGCACGCCGCTGCCTCGCGCCCGACAAGTGAGTGACGAGTGTTCTCCATACTAGTGCACGCCACAGTGACGCCAGCTACTTGCACCAGCTACTGGCACGCCGCTGCCTCGCGCCCGACAAGTGAGTGACGAGTGTTCTCCATACTAGTGCACGCCACAGTGACGCCAGCTACTTGCACCAGCTACTGGCACGCCGCTGCCTCGCGCCCGACAAGTGAGTGACGAGTGTTCTCCATACTAGTGCACGCCACAGTGACGTCAGCTACTTGCACCAGCTACTGGCACGCCGCTGCCTCGCGCCCGACAAGTGAGTGACGAGTGTTCTCCATACTAGTGCACGCCACAGTGACGCCAGCTACTTGCACCAGCTACTGGCACGCCGCTGCCTCGCGCCCGACAAGTGAGTGACGAGTGTTCTCCATACTAGTGCACGCCACAGTGACGCCAGCTACTTGCACCAGCTACTGGCACGTCGCTGCCTCGCGCCCGACAAGTGAGTGACGAGTGTTCTCCATACTAGTGCACGCCACAGTGACGCCAGCTACTTGCACCAGCTACTGGCACGTCGCTGCCTCGCGCCCGACAAGTGAGTGACGAGTGTTCTCCATACTAGTGCACGCCACAGTGACGTCAGCTACTTGCACCAGCTACTGGCACGCCGCTGCCTCGCGCCCGACAAGTGAGTGACGAGTGTTCTCCATACTAGTGCACGCCACAGTGACGCCAGCTACTTGCACCAGCTACTGGCACGCCGCTGCCTCGCGCCCGACAAGTGAGTGACGAGTGTTCTCCATACTAGTGCACGCCACAGTGACGTCAGCTACTTGCACCAGCTACTGGCACGCCGCTGCCTCGCGCCCGACAAGTGAGTGACGAGTGTTCTCCATACTAGTGCACGCCACAGTGACGCCAGCTACTTGCACCAGCTACTGGCACGCCGCTGCCTCGCGCCCGACAAGTGAGTGACGAGTGTTCTCCATACTAGTGCACGCCACAGTGACGCCAGCTACTTGCACCAGCTACTGGCACGCCGCTGCCTCGCGCCCGACAAGTGAGTGACGAGTGTTCTCCATACTAGTGCACGCCACAGTGACGCCAGCTACTTGCACCAGCTACTGGCACGCCGCTGCCTCGCGCCCGACAAGTGAGTGACGAGTGTTCTCCATACTAGTGCACGCCACAGTGACGCCAGCTACTTGCACCAGCTACTGGCACGTCGCTGCCTCGCGCCCGACAAGTGAGTGACGAGTGTTCTCCATACTAGTGCACGCCACAGTGACGCCAGCTACTTGCACCAGCTACTGGCACGCCGCTGCCTCGCGCCCGACAAGTGAGTGACGAGTGTTCTCCATACTAGTGCACGCCACAGTGACGCCAGCTACTTGCACCAGCTACTGGCACGCCGCTGCCTCGCGCCCGACAAGTGAGTGACGAGTGTTCTCCATACTAGTGCACGCCACAGTGACGCCAGCTACTTGCACCAGCTACTGGCACGCCGCTGCCTCGCGCCCGACAAGTGAGTGACGAGTGTTCTCCATACTAGTGCACGCCACAGTGACGCCAGCTACTTGCACCAGCTACTGG contains the following coding sequences:
- the LOC105384238 gene encoding intraflagellar transport protein 122 homolog, which encodes MGRWAAAAASFLSVGAQAQALSLYTDLRMFNKAQELVTDSAGGLALARRRAEWARHAGSPSAPAMFLACGDVPRAAELLQAAQRPAQLIELSRKLELGSRDALRHVAGALEAVGERAAAAAVYERLADYKKVAELAVAAGDWDRAFSLAEERSEVRRLVYLPYALHCAQRNMFVEAQQAYHMAGETVTAMRVFSILVDNAVLEQRHSDASYLHQLLARRCLAPDNPSHSMSSYQHNLWLAQVYHAYDAVHRCAHEPFSLSAPDSLLNAARYVSSSSY